One genomic window of Acidimicrobiia bacterium includes the following:
- the murJ gene encoding murein biosynthesis integral membrane protein MurJ — MTVPEQPDPPGRSLYRRMGIAAAIVGGGVLLSRILGLVRQVVFAAIIGPGAEGDAYFVAFLIPDLLNYLLAGAYMAITLIPILTRRFAVGNDEDAWRAFWAVTRPLAIGMTALVVVAMPLVPAVLRLVEPGFDEAQIAEATRLTRIVLPAQVFFILGQLFTAVQFARERFLIPALGPIVYNLAIIGGGLVGALGSSRPTADGFAWGAVVGAFLGIFVLQVWGARRVGLRFPAGGIRRHPAVRRYFALAIPLMLGQSLVVLDEQFGRAFGSLHGDGGVSWLSFGRQTMLVPVGVIAQAAGVAAYPFLARLAAEGKHRELAAAVGRAIRYVVVFSLASAAALIALSEPVVRVLYERGSFGPSDTIATAATVVLFGIGVPMWGIQQILARGFFAREQMWPPVILGTVATIVALPVYWWLNRSMGLSGLALASSIAITVYTALLAVEWYRRTGTEELRPVMRTTLRNLPLAAVAGLLTWVTASAILSSLGSEGFWQSAAAVVGGGLVTGAITLLPPPVRRDLHNG; from the coding sequence GTGACGGTACCCGAGCAGCCCGACCCTCCCGGTCGCTCTCTCTACCGCCGGATGGGGATCGCCGCGGCGATCGTCGGCGGCGGCGTGCTGCTGTCGCGCATCCTCGGGCTGGTTCGACAGGTGGTTTTCGCCGCCATCATCGGGCCGGGAGCCGAGGGCGACGCCTACTTCGTCGCCTTCTTGATCCCCGACCTCCTCAACTACCTGCTCGCCGGTGCCTACATGGCGATCACGCTCATCCCGATCCTGACCCGCCGGTTCGCCGTCGGGAACGACGAGGATGCTTGGCGGGCCTTCTGGGCGGTGACCCGGCCCTTGGCCATCGGGATGACCGCCCTCGTCGTCGTCGCCATGCCGCTGGTGCCGGCCGTACTGCGCCTGGTGGAGCCCGGCTTCGACGAAGCCCAGATAGCCGAAGCGACCCGTCTGACCCGGATCGTCCTGCCCGCCCAGGTGTTCTTCATCCTCGGGCAGCTGTTCACCGCCGTCCAGTTCGCCCGTGAGCGGTTCCTGATCCCGGCTCTGGGACCGATCGTCTACAACCTCGCCATCATCGGCGGCGGTCTCGTCGGTGCCCTGGGCAGCAGTCGACCGACAGCCGACGGGTTCGCCTGGGGTGCCGTCGTGGGCGCCTTCCTCGGCATCTTCGTACTCCAGGTGTGGGGGGCGCGTCGGGTCGGTCTCAGGTTCCCCGCTGGCGGCATCCGCCGGCACCCGGCGGTACGGCGCTACTTCGCCCTGGCCATCCCCCTCATGCTCGGCCAGTCGTTGGTGGTACTCGACGAGCAGTTCGGGCGGGCCTTTGGGTCGCTCCACGGCGACGGCGGCGTGTCGTGGCTCTCGTTCGGCCGTCAGACGATGCTGGTCCCGGTCGGGGTGATCGCCCAGGCGGCAGGGGTCGCCGCCTATCCGTTCCTCGCCCGGCTCGCCGCAGAAGGCAAGCATCGCGAGCTCGCCGCTGCCGTGGGGCGGGCGATCCGGTACGTGGTGGTATTCAGCCTGGCCTCCGCCGCAGCGCTCATCGCCCTGTCGGAGCCGGTGGTGCGGGTGCTCTACGAGCGGGGGTCGTTCGGGCCCTCCGACACCATCGCCACCGCCGCCACCGTGGTCCTCTTCGGCATCGGGGTGCCGATGTGGGGGATCCAGCAGATCCTCGCCCGCGGCTTCTTCGCCCGTGAGCAGATGTGGCCGCCGGTGATCCTGGGCACCGTCGCCACCATCGTCGCCCTCCCGGTCTACTGGTGGCTGAACCGGTCCATGGGGCTGAGTGGTCTGGCGCTGGCGTCGAGCATCGCCATCACCGTGTACACCGCGCTGCTCGCCGTCGAGTGGTACCGCCGGACCGGCACCGAAGAACTCCGGCCGGTGATGCGGACCACCCTGCGAAACCTTCCCCTGGCAGCGGTTGCCGGCCTCCTGACCTGGGTGACCGCGTCGGCGATCCTGTCATCGCTCGGTTCGGAGGGGTTCTGGCAGAGTGCGGCGGCCGTGGTGGGCGGTGGACTCGTCACCGGGGCGATCACCCTCCTCCCGCCGCCGGTGCGGCGCGACCTCCACAACGGGTGA
- a CDS encoding helix-turn-helix domain-containing protein, with product MSDDPAFVWDRNAVGRPPRRTGEPSTAPPAASQAVEFGDRITIKDAEQRFGVSVERLRAWARGGSINAVMGPGPRGGRMWLVTAESIARHLADERRVAAPAPAPAPQAASTSTPPARTGPTEDGTGMLVPRDAWDRLMDQLGNLHDAGVQLAEARERAARAETEAAFLRERLTELRTERDDYKSKAERSPTSSTPAGEPEPFGERFKAAIRRLLGD from the coding sequence ATGTCCGACGACCCGGCGTTCGTTTGGGACCGGAACGCGGTGGGGCGCCCGCCCCGGCGAACCGGAGAGCCGTCGACGGCCCCACCGGCCGCATCCCAGGCCGTCGAGTTCGGGGATCGGATCACCATCAAAGATGCGGAACAGCGCTTTGGTGTGTCGGTAGAGCGACTCCGCGCGTGGGCACGCGGCGGTTCGATCAACGCCGTGATGGGGCCTGGACCGAGGGGCGGGCGCATGTGGCTGGTGACCGCCGAGTCGATAGCACGCCACCTGGCCGACGAACGGCGGGTGGCCGCACCAGCCCCGGCACCGGCGCCCCAGGCGGCATCGACCTCCACGCCCCCCGCCCGGACCGGGCCGACCGAGGACGGGACCGGCATGCTGGTGCCGAGGGACGCCTGGGATCGCCTCATGGACCAGCTGGGCAACCTCCACGATGCCGGCGTCCAACTCGCCGAGGCCCGCGAACGGGCCGCCCGCGCCGAAACCGAGGCCGCCTTCCTGCGCGAACGGCTCACCGAGCTCCGCACCGAGCGCGACGACTACAAATCGAAGGCCGAACGCAGCCCGACATCCTCCACTCCCGCCGGCGAGCCCGAGCCCTTCGGCGAGCGCTTCAAGGCAGCCATACGGAGACTCCTGGGCGACTGA
- a CDS encoding DUF3048 domain-containing protein, with the protein MTRAPATLAAVLALVLAACGGTPDGSKDRTSPGPATTTTSAGATTSTTGPGDLTTVTTYPPEYASPLNGLPADDPDDLDRGAIAVKVDNHPLARPQGEVGNADAMIETIVEGGFTRFIAVFHDNESDFIGPIRSLRPTDTALAAAMGTPIAISGGQPWIQSIAVSRSVRLVGESQGFFRASGRSAPHNLFADTMSIRSTAVARGWSNERPTALFEIGVWGIPDDTATEIEMHWADGTTVRWVWDPTEVAYTRWIGDAPQEWARQDGTREQIRAQVLIIVEGTQYLERNPSGTGSNVPAIETLGSGPAWVFAVGRVWQGSWQRDAYDHSFTLLDADGTPTVVPTGIPWISVFPQQRTIDYFE; encoded by the coding sequence ATGACCCGCGCTCCCGCCACGCTCGCCGCTGTCCTGGCGCTCGTCCTCGCCGCCTGCGGGGGAACCCCCGATGGCTCCAAGGACCGCACCTCACCGGGACCGGCCACCACGACCACCTCCGCCGGGGCGACGACGTCGACCACCGGGCCGGGCGACCTGACCACCGTCACCACCTACCCGCCCGAATACGCCTCACCGCTCAATGGGCTGCCTGCCGACGATCCCGACGATCTCGACCGGGGAGCGATCGCGGTCAAGGTGGACAACCATCCACTGGCGAGGCCGCAGGGTGAGGTCGGGAACGCCGATGCGATGATCGAGACGATCGTCGAAGGGGGATTCACCCGGTTCATCGCGGTGTTCCACGACAACGAGAGCGACTTCATCGGTCCCATCCGGTCGTTGCGTCCTACCGACACCGCGCTCGCCGCCGCCATGGGCACCCCGATTGCCATCTCGGGAGGCCAGCCGTGGATCCAGTCGATCGCGGTCAGCCGGAGCGTGCGGTTGGTGGGTGAGTCGCAGGGCTTCTTCCGGGCGTCGGGACGCAGTGCCCCCCACAACCTGTTCGCCGACACGATGTCGATCCGGTCGACGGCCGTCGCCCGCGGCTGGTCGAACGAGCGACCGACTGCCCTGTTCGAGATCGGCGTGTGGGGCATACCGGACGACACCGCCACCGAGATCGAGATGCACTGGGCCGACGGCACCACCGTCAGGTGGGTGTGGGACCCGACGGAAGTGGCGTACACCCGCTGGATCGGTGACGCCCCCCAGGAGTGGGCCCGCCAGGACGGCACGCGTGAACAAATCAGGGCCCAGGTGCTCATCATCGTCGAAGGCACCCAGTACCTGGAGCGTAACCCGTCAGGCACGGGGAGCAACGTCCCGGCCATCGAAACCCTCGGCTCGGGTCCGGCGTGGGTCTTCGCCGTCGGTCGGGTCTGGCAGGGATCGTGGCAGCGGGACGCCTACGACCATTCCTTCACCCTGCTCGACGCCGACGGCACGCCGACGGTGGTTCCCACTGGCATCCCCTGGATCTCGGTGTTCCCCCAGCAGCGGACCATCGACTACTTCGAGTGA
- a CDS encoding BMC domain-containing protein, which produces MAEALGMIETRGFTAMVEAADAMVKAAKVELVAYEKTGGGYVTAVIRGDVAAVKAAIDAGTRGAEKVGEVVSTHVIARPHTNVDLVLPLGRADEAAAESS; this is translated from the coding sequence ATGGCTGAAGCACTCGGGATGATCGAAACCCGCGGGTTCACCGCGATGGTGGAGGCCGCCGACGCGATGGTGAAGGCGGCGAAGGTGGAACTGGTGGCGTATGAGAAGACCGGCGGCGGCTATGTGACCGCGGTGATCCGCGGCGACGTGGCGGCGGTCAAGGCCGCCATCGATGCCGGGACCCGCGGCGCCGAGAAGGTTGGCGAGGTCGTGTCGACGCACGTCATCGCCCGCCCGCACACCAACGTCGACCTCGTCCTGCCGCTCGGCAGGGCCGACGAGGCCGCCGCCGAGTCGTCCTAG
- a CDS encoding amidase has product MRATDVVVSVTSGARRAVDVVDEALARAEAATELNAFTLIDHDGARAAASRVDEAVRVGRDPGPLAGVPVAVKDLIDQRGLPTTCGSSFYREVPNRSATVVERLEAAGAVIVGRTLLHEFAYGFSSENAWFGPVRNPIDPTTSAGGSSGGSAAAVAADIVPIGIGTDTGGSVRVPAALCGLVGLKVTHGRIPLTGVFPLEPSVDTVGPITASVGDAALAYAAMAGHHRGDPWSADHPVEPPETRTDLVGVTVGVPHPWVERPLEAGVAEGWRRARTALTGLGATVREIDAPDFDGSPIPLGVWAGAADVHRAWFEADPSAYGTEVRQRLEPIMTLTDADRAVARDWRARMRRAATACFDEVDLLATPTTATRRKVIGNPMVDAGGEPEPYRLALSWFCSLVNQIGVPALALPVGVDGVPPSSLQLIAPWWHESRLLGVGMIVERALAP; this is encoded by the coding sequence GTGAGGGCCACCGACGTCGTCGTCTCGGTGACCTCAGGAGCACGGCGGGCTGTCGACGTGGTCGACGAGGCGCTGGCACGAGCCGAGGCCGCCACCGAACTGAACGCCTTCACGCTGATCGATCACGACGGGGCGCGGGCGGCCGCGTCGCGGGTCGACGAGGCGGTCCGCGTCGGTCGCGATCCGGGACCGCTCGCCGGAGTCCCGGTGGCCGTCAAGGACCTCATCGATCAGCGCGGCCTTCCGACCACCTGCGGGTCCTCCTTCTATCGTGAGGTGCCGAACCGCTCGGCAACGGTGGTGGAACGGCTCGAGGCGGCGGGTGCCGTGATCGTCGGCCGCACCCTGCTCCACGAGTTCGCCTACGGCTTCTCGTCAGAGAACGCCTGGTTCGGACCGGTCCGAAACCCCATCGACCCGACGACCTCGGCCGGGGGCTCGTCCGGCGGCTCGGCGGCCGCGGTCGCCGCCGACATCGTCCCGATCGGCATCGGCACCGACACCGGCGGGTCGGTTCGGGTGCCGGCGGCCCTGTGCGGGCTGGTCGGCCTGAAAGTCACCCACGGCCGGATCCCGCTCACCGGCGTGTTCCCGCTGGAGCCGTCGGTCGACACGGTTGGACCGATCACCGCCTCCGTCGGCGACGCCGCTCTCGCCTACGCCGCCATGGCGGGACACCACCGGGGCGACCCGTGGTCGGCCGACCACCCGGTCGAACCTCCCGAGACCAGAACCGATCTCGTCGGTGTCACCGTCGGTGTGCCGCACCCGTGGGTCGAGCGGCCGCTCGAAGCGGGCGTCGCCGAGGGCTGGCGACGGGCGCGCACCGCTCTCACGGGCCTCGGTGCCACGGTTCGCGAAATCGACGCACCCGACTTCGACGGGAGCCCGATCCCGCTCGGTGTCTGGGCGGGCGCCGCCGATGTGCACCGGGCATGGTTCGAGGCCGACCCGTCGGCCTATGGGACCGAGGTGCGCCAGCGGCTCGAGCCGATCATGACGCTGACCGACGCCGATCGGGCCGTCGCCCGCGACTGGCGGGCACGCATGCGTCGGGCCGCCACCGCCTGCTTCGACGAGGTGGACCTGCTGGCCACGCCGACGACCGCCACTCGACGCAAGGTGATCGGCAACCCAATGGTCGACGCCGGCGGCGAGCCCGAGCCGTACCGGCTCGCTCTGTCGTGGTTCTGCTCACTGGTCAACCAGATCGGGGTACCGGCTCTGGCTCTCCCCGTCGGCGTTGACGGAGTGCCGCCGTCGTCGCTCCAGTTGATCGCTCCGTGGTGGCATGAGTCGAGGCTGCTCGGTGTTGGAATGATCGTGGAGCGAGCGCTGGCGCCGTGA
- the rpiB gene encoding ribose 5-phosphate isomerase B — translation MAPRDLPSADDIRMLVERVIDGVGSAPSVSPAEPTAKDGCGCGCEGGAVAIGADHGGFPLKERLGFRLREAGRTVVDCGTDSTEAVDYPDFARAVAEKVASGECVVGIAIDGAGIGSCMVANKVPGVRAALCYDLSSARNSREHNHANVLTLGAGLIGDGLAWQIVEEWLATPWGEGRHARRVAMIDALDRDRQHAGTPS, via the coding sequence ATGGCCCCTCGAGACCTACCCAGTGCCGATGACATTCGGATGCTCGTTGAGCGGGTGATCGACGGGGTCGGTTCGGCCCCTTCGGTCTCGCCTGCCGAGCCAACCGCCAAGGACGGCTGTGGCTGCGGATGTGAGGGTGGGGCCGTGGCCATCGGCGCCGACCATGGCGGCTTCCCCCTCAAAGAGCGCCTCGGCTTTCGTCTCCGTGAAGCGGGTCGCACGGTGGTGGACTGTGGCACCGACTCCACCGAAGCCGTCGACTACCCCGATTTCGCACGGGCGGTCGCCGAGAAGGTGGCATCGGGCGAGTGCGTCGTGGGCATCGCGATCGACGGCGCCGGCATCGGATCGTGCATGGTCGCCAACAAGGTCCCGGGCGTGCGAGCGGCGCTGTGCTACGACCTGTCGTCAGCGCGCAACAGCCGTGAGCACAATCACGCCAATGTCCTCACACTCGGGGCCGGGCTCATCGGCGACGGACTCGCCTGGCAGATCGTCGAGGAGTGGCTGGCCACCCCGTGGGGGGAGGGTCGGCACGCCCGCCGGGTGGCGATGATCGACGCCCTGGACCGAGACCGGCAGCACGCGGGGACGCCGTCGTGA
- a CDS encoding BMC domain-containing protein, protein MTALGVLEFESVAVGILAGDAMVKASPVASITAGTIHPGRYLVQVTGDVASVEEALIAGRARGAALIVDEVFLPDVHPAVVAAIGSVRGEPSGEALGILETATVSSAVAVADAGVKAAAVVLMELHLADDLGGKAYALFSGSVGDVEVAVEAGGAAVGPGRVLQQVVVPMLASEMGDNLWSAARFVDRIGESDATG, encoded by the coding sequence ATGACCGCGTTGGGGGTGCTCGAGTTCGAGTCGGTGGCGGTGGGGATCCTCGCCGGGGACGCGATGGTCAAGGCGTCGCCGGTGGCTTCGATCACCGCCGGGACCATCCACCCGGGCAGATATCTGGTCCAGGTCACCGGGGATGTGGCGTCGGTCGAGGAGGCACTGATCGCGGGGCGGGCGCGGGGGGCGGCGTTGATCGTCGACGAGGTGTTCCTTCCTGACGTCCACCCGGCCGTGGTGGCCGCGATCGGGAGTGTCCGCGGCGAACCATCCGGCGAAGCCCTGGGCATCCTGGAGACGGCAACGGTCTCGTCCGCGGTCGCTGTGGCCGATGCAGGGGTGAAGGCGGCGGCGGTGGTGCTCATGGAGCTCCATCTCGCCGACGACCTCGGGGGTAAGGCGTACGCGCTGTTCTCGGGATCGGTCGGCGACGTGGAAGTGGCCGTGGAGGCGGGGGGTGCCGCCGTCGGACCCGGCAGGGTGCTGCAGCAGGTGGTGGTCCCGATGCTCGCCTCCGAGATGGGGGACAATCTGTGGTCGGCGGCGCGGTTTGTCGACCGGATCGGGGAGTCGGATGCAACTGGCTGA
- a CDS encoding aldehyde dehydrogenase family protein, whose translation MTPRSFSEAEVQEVIARVRQRLGGTAESAPAHPRVPVDVPEAELGLGVFATVDEAVAAAQRAQAAYDRGGTDLREAVVASIRSSMLEHAQSLADMAHEETGLGRPEDKVRKNILVATRTPGPEDLEPLIETGTDGMMLTEHAPFGIVGAITPTTNPTSTIINNTIAIVSGGNAVVFNAHPNAKGVSAHNVRLLNQAIMAAGGPADLVTAVAVPTIESAQALMHHAGVAVLLVTGGPGVVREALNTDKRAITAGPGNPPAVVDETADVERAARDIVAGASFDNNVICTDEKTVIALRSIADNLVRAMGRNGAHVLKEHELRKVERVIFETMGPPGKPGVINRSWIGKNARDIAAAAGVDVEGDPRLLVAEVPNEHSLVWTEQMMPVLPVTSVPDVDSAIDLAIKSEHGFRHTASIHSNNVATITRMARSINVSIFIANGPNYAGLGQGGEGFTSFSIASPSGDGMTRPITFTRERRIAVVGALRIV comes from the coding sequence GTGACGCCCCGTTCCTTCTCCGAGGCCGAGGTCCAGGAGGTGATCGCCCGCGTTCGCCAGCGGCTCGGTGGTACCGCCGAGTCGGCACCGGCGCATCCCCGGGTCCCGGTCGACGTGCCGGAAGCCGAGCTCGGGTTGGGGGTGTTCGCCACCGTCGACGAGGCGGTCGCCGCCGCCCAGCGAGCCCAGGCGGCATACGACCGCGGGGGCACCGACCTGCGCGAGGCCGTGGTCGCCTCCATCCGCTCCTCGATGCTGGAGCATGCGCAGAGCCTTGCCGACATGGCTCACGAGGAGACCGGGCTAGGACGACCGGAAGACAAGGTCCGCAAGAACATCCTGGTAGCGACCCGGACTCCCGGACCGGAGGATCTCGAACCCCTCATCGAGACGGGTACCGACGGGATGATGCTCACCGAGCACGCCCCGTTCGGGATCGTCGGAGCGATCACGCCGACCACGAACCCGACGTCCACGATCATCAACAACACGATCGCCATCGTGAGCGGCGGCAACGCCGTCGTGTTCAACGCCCACCCCAACGCCAAGGGAGTCTCGGCCCACAACGTCCGGCTCCTCAACCAGGCGATCATGGCGGCAGGAGGACCGGCCGACCTGGTCACCGCGGTCGCCGTCCCGACCATCGAGAGCGCCCAGGCGCTCATGCACCATGCCGGCGTCGCGGTTCTGCTCGTCACCGGCGGTCCCGGAGTCGTCCGTGAGGCGCTGAACACCGACAAGCGGGCGATCACCGCCGGACCCGGCAACCCGCCGGCCGTGGTGGACGAAACGGCCGACGTCGAGCGGGCGGCGCGCGACATCGTCGCCGGCGCGTCGTTCGACAACAACGTGATCTGTACCGACGAGAAGACGGTCATCGCCCTGCGCTCCATCGCCGACAACCTGGTGCGAGCGATGGGGCGTAATGGCGCCCATGTGCTCAAGGAACACGAGCTGCGCAAGGTGGAGCGAGTGATCTTCGAGACCATGGGGCCGCCCGGGAAGCCCGGTGTGATCAACCGCTCGTGGATCGGGAAGAACGCCCGCGACATCGCCGCCGCCGCCGGGGTCGACGTCGAGGGCGATCCACGGCTGCTCGTCGCCGAGGTCCCCAACGAGCACAGCCTGGTGTGGACCGAACAGATGATGCCGGTGCTCCCGGTGACCTCTGTCCCTGACGTCGATAGCGCCATCGACCTCGCCATCAAATCGGAGCATGGGTTCCGTCACACCGCCTCGATCCACTCGAACAACGTGGCCACCATCACGCGAATGGCCCGGTCGATCAACGTGAGCATCTTCATCGCCAACGGACCCAACTACGCCGGATTGGGCCAGGGAGGAGAGGGGTTTACCTCGTTCTCGATCGCCAGCCCGAGCGGGGACGGGATGACCCGCCCCATCACCTTCACGCGGGAGCGGCGGATCGCCGTGGTCGGCGCATTGCGGATCGTGTGA
- a CDS encoding 2-oxoacid:acceptor oxidoreductase subunit alpha has translation MSEASTIDTSTETENVSAVAIRFAGDSGDGMQLAGARFTDASAIFGNDLSTFPNFPAEIRAPAGTLPGVSSFQIQIADRDILTPGDQPDVLVVMNPAALKANLGDLRPSGMLIINSDAFEERNLTKAGYATNPLDDGSLDSYRVLQVPMEELTQKAVEPSGIRGRGVLRSKNFFAVGLMAWIFNRPLEPTLEWIDKKFAREEEVREANRLAFKAGFNLGETTEMFRHTYEVRPADMAPGVYTNLTGNQGMAWGLVAAAQSAKLPLFYASYPITPASDILHDLSRLRNFGVRTFQAEDEIAAAGAALGAAFGGHLGVTGTSGPGLALKSETISLAIMMELPMIIVNVQRGGPSTGLPTKTEQADLLMALYGRHGEAPLPVVSASTPADAFHAAIEATRIAVKYMTPVILLSDGYIGTSSEPWLLPDLDTLPDISLPFAPPQEGEGPFLPYLRDETTLARPWAVPGTDGLEHRLGGLEKEDGTGNVSYDPKNHEKMVLLREQKVKRIADDIPLIEVTQDEDADIVVLGWGSTYGAVLAGIRRVRAKGYKVAHVHLRHMNPFPKNLGEVLARYDRILIPELNRGHLWRLIRAEYLLDPIQYSKVQGQPFKAAEIEAKLMELIGT, from the coding sequence GTGTCCGAAGCGTCCACCATCGACACATCGACCGAGACCGAGAACGTCAGCGCCGTCGCCATCCGCTTCGCCGGCGACTCCGGTGACGGCATGCAGCTGGCGGGAGCCCGCTTCACCGACGCCTCGGCGATCTTCGGCAACGACCTGAGCACCTTCCCCAACTTTCCCGCCGAGATCCGCGCCCCTGCCGGCACCCTTCCCGGGGTCTCGTCGTTCCAGATCCAGATAGCCGATCGCGACATCCTCACCCCCGGCGACCAGCCGGACGTACTCGTCGTGATGAACCCGGCCGCGTTGAAGGCGAACCTCGGCGATCTGCGGCCATCCGGCATGCTGATCATCAACTCGGATGCGTTCGAAGAACGGAACCTGACCAAGGCAGGCTACGCCACGAACCCCCTGGACGACGGCAGCCTCGACTCCTACCGGGTGCTGCAGGTCCCGATGGAGGAGCTCACCCAGAAGGCGGTGGAGCCATCCGGCATCCGCGGTCGCGGCGTGTTGCGTTCGAAGAACTTCTTCGCCGTCGGGCTCATGGCCTGGATCTTCAACCGACCCCTCGAGCCGACTCTCGAGTGGATCGACAAGAAGTTCGCCCGCGAAGAGGAAGTACGTGAGGCCAACCGCCTCGCCTTCAAGGCCGGGTTCAACCTCGGTGAGACGACGGAGATGTTCCGCCACACCTACGAGGTGCGACCGGCCGACATGGCCCCCGGGGTCTACACCAACCTCACCGGCAACCAGGGCATGGCGTGGGGTCTGGTGGCTGCCGCCCAGTCGGCCAAACTTCCCCTCTTCTACGCCTCGTACCCGATCACCCCGGCATCCGACATCCTCCACGACCTATCCCGTCTGCGGAACTTCGGGGTGCGGACCTTCCAGGCCGAGGACGAGATCGCCGCAGCCGGAGCCGCGTTGGGCGCCGCTTTCGGCGGCCACCTCGGGGTCACCGGCACCAGCGGCCCGGGCCTCGCCCTCAAGAGCGAGACGATCTCGCTGGCGATAATGATGGAGCTGCCGATGATCATCGTCAACGTGCAGCGCGGCGGGCCCTCCACGGGCCTGCCCACCAAGACCGAACAGGCCGACCTGCTCATGGCCCTCTACGGGCGGCACGGTGAGGCGCCGCTCCCCGTGGTGTCGGCGTCCACGCCGGCCGATGCCTTCCACGCAGCCATCGAGGCAACCCGGATCGCCGTCAAGTACATGACCCCAGTGATCCTGCTCTCCGACGGCTACATCGGCACCAGCTCTGAGCCGTGGCTGCTCCCCGACCTCGACACCCTCCCCGACATCAGCCTCCCGTTCGCCCCACCGCAGGAAGGCGAGGGCCCGTTCCTCCCCTACCTCCGGGACGAGACCACGCTCGCCCGACCGTGGGCAGTCCCCGGCACGGACGGACTCGAGCACCGCCTGGGCGGTTTGGAGAAGGAGGACGGCACCGGCAACGTCTCCTACGACCCGAAGAACCACGAGAAGATGGTGCTGCTGCGTGAACAGAAGGTGAAGCGCATCGCCGACGACATACCGTTGATCGAGGTCACCCAGGACGAGGACGCCGACATCGTGGTCCTCGGCTGGGGGTCCACCTACGGGGCGGTGCTCGCCGGCATCCGCCGAGTGCGCGCCAAGGGGTACAAGGTGGCCCACGTCCACCTGCGCCACATGAACCCCTTCCCGAAGAACCTCGGCGAGGTGCTCGCCCGATACGACAGGATCCTCATTCCCGAGCTCAACCGCGGCCACCTGTGGCGCCTCATCCGGGCCGAGTACCTGCTCGACCCGATCCAGTACAGCAAGGTTCAGGGCCAGCCGTTCAAGGCTGCGGAAATCGAAGCCAAGCTCATGGAGTTGATCGGAACATGA
- the deoC gene encoding deoxyribose-phosphate aldolase has translation MTDRDALIEAVTREVLAALAGDALDDCLTCFGDCVAHSASKVRDVLAAGATRVSYVGSGADVPTDLAGFIDHTLLRPDATATEIDRMCAEAIEYGFASVCVNPTWTKRVAEALRGSPVVTCVVVGFPLGATMPEIKAMEARRALRDGAREIDMVLNVGALKSGDHDLVLRDVAGVSEACREVGAVCKVILETALLTDEEKVIASRLASDGKADFVKTSTGFGPGGATVYDVALMREAVGPKMGVKASGGIRSADDVRQMIAAGATRIGASAGVEIVTGGSSSERY, from the coding sequence GTGACCGACCGTGACGCCCTCATCGAGGCGGTGACCCGCGAAGTCCTCGCCGCCCTCGCCGGCGACGCCCTCGACGACTGTCTCACCTGTTTCGGCGACTGCGTCGCCCACTCGGCGTCCAAGGTTCGCGACGTGCTCGCCGCCGGGGCGACCCGAGTGTCGTATGTGGGGTCCGGTGCCGACGTCCCCACCGACCTCGCCGGGTTCATCGACCACACCCTTCTCCGACCCGACGCCACCGCCACCGAGATCGACCGCATGTGTGCCGAGGCGATCGAGTACGGGTTCGCGTCGGTGTGCGTCAACCCCACCTGGACGAAACGGGTCGCCGAGGCGCTGCGGGGCAGTCCGGTGGTCACCTGCGTGGTCGTCGGGTTCCCGCTCGGCGCCACCATGCCAGAGATCAAGGCCATGGAGGCGCGCCGGGCGCTCCGTGACGGGGCACGCGAGATAGACATGGTGTTGAATGTGGGTGCGCTCAAGTCGGGAGACCACGACCTGGTCCTGCGGGACGTCGCCGGGGTTTCCGAAGCGTGTCGGGAGGTCGGCGCCGTGTGCAAGGTGATCCTCGAGACCGCCCTGCTCACCGACGAGGAGAAGGTGATCGCCTCTCGGCTGGCGTCGGACGGCAAGGCCGACTTCGTCAAGACGTCGACCGGGTTCGGTCCGGGCGGAGCGACGGTCTACGACGTGGCGTTGATGCGCGAGGCCGTCGGACCCAAGATGGGGGTGAAGGCGTCGGGTGGCATCCGCAGCGCCGACGACGTGCGACAGATGATCGCGGCCGGGGCGACGAGAATCGGCGCCTCGGCGGGAGTGGAGATCGTGACCGGAGGGAGTTCCAGTGAGCGGTATTGA
- a CDS encoding EutN/CcmL family microcompartment protein, whose product MQLGRVAGTLVASDKEPTMEGLAFLVVRQIDVEGNDASGYVVAVDAVGAGVGEIVMYASGSSARQTGVTRDRPCDAVIMAIVDTWEVGGDVKYTK is encoded by the coding sequence GTGCAGCTGGGACGCGTCGCCGGGACGCTGGTCGCATCCGACAAGGAGCCGACCATGGAGGGCCTCGCGTTCCTCGTGGTCCGGCAGATCGACGTCGAGGGCAACGACGCCTCGGGGTACGTGGTCGCCGTGGATGCGGTCGGCGCCGGGGTCGGCGAGATCGTCATGTACGCCTCTGGATCGTCTGCCCGGCAGACGGGAGTGACCCGCGACCGGCCCTGTGACGCGGTGATCATGGCGATCGTCGACACCTGGGAGGTCGGCGGCGACGTGAAGTACACGAAGTGA